Below is a window of Corynebacterium kalinowskii DNA.
GGCTCTGATCTCCGGTACCGAGGATTTCAAGCGAATCTTCGTGACCACCGATGGCACCCCCGTCGTCGGCGAGCCTGAGGAAGCCGCTCTTGCCGAGGGCGACCTCGGCAAGGAGAAGCTGACCGTCTCCCGCAAGGTGAAGAAGTAAGCAATTACTTCGCAAACAATTCACTTTATGAGCAATAGAAGGGAGGCGTAAATACCATGGCTAATCTTCGCGAACTTCGCGACCGCATTAAGTCGGTCAAGTCAACGAAGAAGATCACCAAGGCTCAGGAGCTGATCGCAACTTCGCGAATCACCAAGGCTCAAGGACGAGTTGAGGCATCCAAGCCGTATGCAGATGAAATCCGTAAAGTTACGGAGACTCTGCTTGCGGCGAGTACCCTCGACCACCCGATGCTGCGTGAACGTGAAAACGGCAAGCGTGCTGCCATCTTGGTGGTATCCAGTGACCGCGGCATGGCCGGCGGTTACAACTACAACGTCTTCAAGAAGACCCGTGAACTACGCGCTCTGCTTGAGGAAAAGGGTTACGAGATCGTAACCTACGTGACCGGCAACAAGGGTGTTGGTTACTACAAGTTCCGTGGTGTTGAGGTTGCTGGTGCTTGGACCGGCTTCTCTCAGGACCCGGGCTACAAGGACACGCACGACGTGCGTCGCCACCTGATCGACGGCTTCATCGCAGGATCTAACGGCACTGCAAAGTACCGTGAGGGTCTCAATGTCGCTGAAGGCGAAGAGATTCAGGGCTTCGACCAGGTTCACGTGGTGTACACCAAGTTTGAGTCAATGCTGACCCAGACTGCAACGGCTCACCAGCTGCTGCCAATCGAGCCTGTCATCGAAGATGAGGAGCTTGACTTCAAGGAAGGTATTCTCGCTGATCCTGGCGAGATTCACTCCGATGTCGAGTTCGAGCCAGACCCAGACACCCTGTTGGCAGAACTTCTGCCAAAGTATGTGTCTCGCAGCCTGTACGCATTGATGCTGGAATCTGCTGCATCTGAATCTGCATCGCGTCGAAACGCAATGAAGTCCGCAACCGACAACGCAACGGCGTTGGTTAACGACCTCTCCCGCGTGGCAAACCAGGCACGTCAGGCTCAAATTACCCAGGAAATCACAGAGATCGTCGGTGGCGCCGGTGCGCTCGCCGAAAGCGGAGAAAGTGACTAGATTATGACTACAGCTCTTGCAGAGCAGAACGCACAGCCAGGCGCATACGCCTCTGGCCGTGTCGTGCGTGTCATCGGTCCGGTCGTCGACGTGGAATTCCCGCGTGGCGAGCTGCCGGCCCTGTTCAACGCACTGACTGTTGAGGTCACCCTCGAAGCAGTCGCAAAGACCATTACCCTCGAGGTTGCTCAGCACCTCGGCGACAACCTGGTTCGTGCCGTTTCCATGGCACCTACCGACGGCCTCGTTCGCGGCGTAGAGGTGAAGAACACCGGTCGTCCGATTTCCGTCCCAGTTGGCGACATCGTTAAGGGCCACGTGTTCAACGCACTCGGCGACTGCCTCGACGATCCACAGCTGACCGAAGGTGCAGAGCGTTGGGGTATCCACCGCGACCCACCTCCATTCGACCAGCTCGAAGGTAAGACCGAGATCCTCGAGACCGGCATTAAGGTCATCGACCTGCTGACCCCTTACGTTAAGGGCGGCAAGATCGGCCTGTTCGGTGGTGCAGGTGTGGGTAAGACCGTCCTGATTCAGGAAATGATTACCCGTATTGCACGTGAGTTCTCCGGTACCTCCGTCTTCGCAGGTGTTGGCGAGCGTACCCGTGAGGGCACCGACCTCTTCCTCGAAATGGAAGAGATGGGCGTTCTCCAGGACACCGCACTTGTGTTCGGCCAGATGGACGAGCCTCCTGGAGTCCGTATGCGCGTGGCTCTGTCCGGTCTGACCATGGCGGAGTACTTCCGCGATGTTCAGCACCAGGACGTGCTGCTCTTCATCGACAACATCTTCCGCTTCACCCAGGCTGGTTCTGAGGTTTCCACGCTGCTCGGCCGTATGCCTTCCGCAGTGGGTTACCAGCCAACCCTGGCTGACGAGATGGGTGTTCTCCAGGAGCGCATTACCTCCACCAAGGGCAAGTCGATTACGTCCCTGCAGGCCGTTTACGTCCCTGCCGACGACTACACCGACCCAGCTCCTGCAACCACCTTCGCCCACCTGGACGCCACCACGGAACTTGACCGTGGTATCGCTTCCAAGGGTATCTACCCTGCAGTGAACCCACTGACCTCTACCTCTCGTATCCTCGAGCCAGGTATTGTCGGTGAGCGTCACTACGAGATCGCGCAGCGCGTGATCCGTATTCTGCAGAAGAACAAGGAACTCCAGGACATCATCGCCATCCTTGGTATGGACGAGCTGTCTGAAGAGGACAAGATCACCGTGGCTCGCGCTCGTCGTCTCGAGCGCTTCCTGGGCCAGAACTTCTTCGTCGCAGAGAAGTTCACCGGTATCCCTGGTTCTTACGTGCCACTCGAGCACACCATTGACGCTTTCGAGCGTATCTGCAACGGTGAGTTCGACTCCTACCCAGAGCAGGCATTCAACGGCCTCGGCGGTCTCGACGACGTCGAAGCTGCCTACAAGAAGCTCACCGAGAAGTAAGGGGCGCACGCCATGTCTGATATCACCGTTGAATTGGTTTCCGTCGAGCGCAAGCTGTGGTCTGGCCAGGCCAAGATCGTCACTGCGCAGACGACCGAAGGTGAGATCGGCGTGCTGCCTGGTCACGAACCAATGCTTGGCCAGCTGGTCGAGAATGGCGTCGTTACCATTCGCCCGGTGGACGGCGGCAAGCTTACCG
It encodes the following:
- the atpD gene encoding F0F1 ATP synthase subunit beta; translated protein: MTTALAEQNAQPGAYASGRVVRVIGPVVDVEFPRGELPALFNALTVEVTLEAVAKTITLEVAQHLGDNLVRAVSMAPTDGLVRGVEVKNTGRPISVPVGDIVKGHVFNALGDCLDDPQLTEGAERWGIHRDPPPFDQLEGKTEILETGIKVIDLLTPYVKGGKIGLFGGAGVGKTVLIQEMITRIAREFSGTSVFAGVGERTREGTDLFLEMEEMGVLQDTALVFGQMDEPPGVRMRVALSGLTMAEYFRDVQHQDVLLFIDNIFRFTQAGSEVSTLLGRMPSAVGYQPTLADEMGVLQERITSTKGKSITSLQAVYVPADDYTDPAPATTFAHLDATTELDRGIASKGIYPAVNPLTSTSRILEPGIVGERHYEIAQRVIRILQKNKELQDIIAILGMDELSEEDKITVARARRLERFLGQNFFVAEKFTGIPGSYVPLEHTIDAFERICNGEFDSYPEQAFNGLGGLDDVEAAYKKLTEK
- a CDS encoding F0F1 ATP synthase subunit gamma, which codes for MANLRELRDRIKSVKSTKKITKAQELIATSRITKAQGRVEASKPYADEIRKVTETLLAASTLDHPMLRERENGKRAAILVVSSDRGMAGGYNYNVFKKTRELRALLEEKGYEIVTYVTGNKGVGYYKFRGVEVAGAWTGFSQDPGYKDTHDVRRHLIDGFIAGSNGTAKYREGLNVAEGEEIQGFDQVHVVYTKFESMLTQTATAHQLLPIEPVIEDEELDFKEGILADPGEIHSDVEFEPDPDTLLAELLPKYVSRSLYALMLESAASESASRRNAMKSATDNATALVNDLSRVANQARQAQITQEITEIVGGAGALAESGESD
- a CDS encoding F0F1 ATP synthase subunit epsilon; the encoded protein is MSDITVELVSVERKLWSGQAKIVTAQTTEGEIGVLPGHEPMLGQLVENGVVTIRPVDGGKLTAAVQGGFLSVGTDKVTILADYAIWADEVNSSEAESALTAAVDESSKARAEAELRAVRRAQEA